The following coding sequences lie in one Treponema sp. OMZ 790 genomic window:
- a CDS encoding exodeoxyribonuclease V subunit beta, giving the protein MNDYIKNMLTGLNENQKNAVTVEENAVIAAGAGSGKTKVLASRYVYFVVEKGVSVEKIIALTFTEKAAAEMHKRIYNELKKIDHPNAKAAIEKFHLAKISTIDSFCNWIAKTACRNFGISPDFIIDNTESEKLAYRIGLDFFLKMRSDKTMQFFLGDNGIDDFVTGLFARLLSNYVLISKPIDFKKSLEAQIKYHEEEEKKTLSECFEIFTFIKENDPSKNFTEEAMSAYSALTYFPESVQDENFIKLISIVDKVSKTAKGKGNDTVKEIKERLKNIYERLGCIYSFAYSRDNLNLFFAMLEDLQEEYIYEKKQRGLLTFSDVSQLAVDALINDIDLRNFYKANTDIIMIDEFQDNNSLQRDLLFLITEKLERSEKSVPSPSELCPNKLFFVGDEKQSIYAFRGADVSVFRKLAEEISSKERLEATRLLINYRTEPSLINLFNTIFSKVFYSEINRPLEKNGFVPVYEAEYVPTETRPPVKEVNPKIEIMLFDKKRFDTLENSSEFLNPVETEALFIAKKILELYNRGFKIRDGKMARPCSWNDFAVLLRASTKQSTYERVFRNLGIPYRSVQQRGLFNDAPINDIYAMLKIIAYPSDKKTYAQVLHSPFVNIDDDAFAILLLNFERAFDSSLAEKLTGKNKDAYLRGCDLFARLNDHVLTMNCAELITYLWYDEAYRYFLLSNEENHHYIDLYDYIFELACQADINGLAFSQFIDLLSSHIEDNERLDDMELPLDDEKDSVRFLTVHKSKGLEFPIVIIPDCGNRGIPEKKEGLVFYNEDMGPVLYSPNVPGLSFTSSNLIFESLRDEANAKLIAETKRLLYVAVTRAESYLIMSGVCSHLQTDDSKNNDYSFENPRNLEDIKNMIKISDKTVSFFELLLPALPNEHEDIIFNEVLPIERQNLFNSSKKQRREKINFKNLFASSKIKEFNLAEKRIATATGLAHEVNKKRGEESVYSFNSEKDKLPESSKNMDEQKEFTAAELGTLTHSLIEARLLNKEFVYPKGYSETERKKIYAWADNFFNSDMYALAKDAEYLKSEYGFLTEYDGQIVSGQIDLLFKKDGIVYVVDYKTDQVENPEAHLTQLKIYKKAVFDLAKTEVKTFIFYLKTGHCVELDIKN; this is encoded by the coding sequence GTGAATGATTATATAAAAAATATGTTGACCGGTTTAAATGAAAATCAAAAAAATGCTGTAACCGTTGAAGAAAATGCGGTAATTGCTGCCGGAGCCGGATCAGGGAAAACAAAAGTTCTGGCTTCGCGTTATGTTTATTTTGTTGTTGAAAAGGGTGTGAGTGTCGAAAAAATAATAGCCTTAACTTTTACCGAAAAAGCTGCAGCCGAAATGCATAAAAGAATTTATAACGAGCTAAAAAAAATAGATCATCCGAATGCAAAAGCTGCGATTGAAAAATTTCATCTTGCTAAGATTTCGACAATAGATTCATTTTGTAATTGGATAGCAAAAACTGCATGTAGAAATTTCGGTATCTCTCCCGATTTTATTATTGATAATACCGAGTCGGAAAAATTAGCTTATCGTATAGGTTTGGATTTTTTTTTAAAAATGAGATCCGATAAGACTATGCAGTTTTTTTTAGGCGATAACGGTATAGATGATTTTGTAACAGGTTTGTTTGCAAGGTTATTAAGTAATTATGTGTTGATTTCAAAGCCTATTGATTTTAAAAAAAGCTTAGAGGCTCAAATAAAGTATCATGAAGAAGAGGAGAAAAAAACATTATCCGAATGTTTTGAGATTTTTACATTTATAAAAGAAAATGATCCTTCCAAAAATTTTACGGAAGAAGCAATGAGTGCATACTCCGCTTTAACTTATTTTCCTGAATCAGTGCAGGATGAAAACTTTATAAAATTGATTTCGATTGTCGATAAAGTTTCTAAAACAGCAAAAGGAAAAGGAAACGATACCGTAAAGGAAATAAAAGAAAGATTGAAAAATATATATGAAAGACTTGGATGTATATATAGCTTTGCGTACTCACGAGACAACTTAAACCTTTTTTTTGCCATGCTTGAAGATCTTCAAGAAGAGTATATATACGAAAAAAAACAAAGAGGTCTTTTAACTTTTTCGGATGTATCGCAGTTAGCTGTGGATGCTTTAATAAATGATATCGATTTGAGAAATTTTTATAAAGCAAACACGGATATTATTATGATAGACGAGTTTCAAGATAATAATAGTTTGCAAAGAGATTTGCTTTTTTTAATTACGGAAAAACTTGAACGTTCTGAAAAATCAGTTCCTTCTCCAAGTGAACTTTGCCCAAATAAATTATTTTTTGTAGGGGACGAGAAACAGTCGATTTATGCTTTTAGAGGCGCTGATGTTTCCGTGTTTAGAAAACTTGCAGAAGAGATTTCAAGTAAAGAAAGACTTGAGGCGACAAGACTTTTAATAAATTACCGCACGGAGCCTTCCCTTATAAATTTATTTAATACAATATTTTCCAAAGTTTTTTATTCCGAGATAAATAGGCCATTGGAAAAAAACGGCTTTGTGCCTGTTTATGAAGCGGAATATGTTCCGACCGAAACAAGACCTCCTGTAAAAGAAGTTAATCCTAAAATTGAAATAATGCTTTTTGACAAAAAAAGATTCGATACATTGGAAAATTCAAGTGAATTTCTTAATCCGGTAGAAACGGAAGCTTTGTTTATTGCAAAAAAAATTTTAGAATTATATAACCGAGGTTTTAAAATTAGAGATGGCAAAATGGCAAGGCCCTGTTCATGGAATGATTTTGCCGTCTTGCTTAGAGCTTCGACAAAACAAAGTACATATGAAAGAGTTTTCCGTAATTTGGGCATTCCATATAGAAGTGTGCAGCAGAGAGGTTTATTTAATGATGCTCCTATAAACGATATTTATGCTATGCTTAAAATTATTGCTTACCCTTCAGATAAAAAAACTTATGCTCAGGTCTTGCATTCTCCTTTTGTAAATATTGATGATGATGCTTTTGCTATATTGCTTTTAAATTTTGAAAGAGCTTTTGATAGTTCTTTAGCGGAAAAACTAACCGGAAAAAATAAGGATGCATATTTGCGAGGTTGTGATTTATTTGCTCGTTTGAATGATCATGTTTTAACAATGAATTGTGCCGAATTGATTACATACCTTTGGTATGATGAAGCTTATAGATATTTTTTATTGAGCAATGAAGAAAATCATCATTATATCGATTTGTATGATTATATTTTTGAACTCGCCTGTCAAGCGGATATAAACGGATTAGCTTTTTCTCAGTTTATAGATTTGCTTTCATCTCATATTGAAGATAATGAGAGACTTGATGATATGGAACTCCCCTTGGATGATGAAAAAGATTCTGTGAGATTTTTGACCGTACACAAGAGCAAAGGGCTGGAATTTCCCATTGTAATAATTCCCGACTGCGGTAACAGAGGTATTCCCGAAAAAAAAGAAGGTCTTGTTTTTTATAATGAAGATATGGGGCCTGTTTTGTATTCGCCTAATGTTCCCGGTTTATCTTTTACATCAAGTAATTTGATTTTTGAATCGTTGCGCGATGAGGCTAATGCAAAGTTGATCGCTGAAACTAAAAGACTTCTTTATGTTGCAGTTACAAGGGCAGAGTCCTATTTAATTATGAGCGGTGTATGCAGTCATCTGCAAACGGACGATTCTAAAAATAATGATTATTCATTTGAAAATCCGCGAAATCTTGAAGATATAAAAAATATGATTAAAATTTCGGATAAGACTGTAAGTTTTTTTGAATTGCTTTTGCCTGCGTTGCCTAATGAGCATGAAGATATTATTTTTAATGAAGTTTTACCTATTGAGAGGCAAAATTTATTTAACAGTTCTAAAAAGCAAAGGAGAGAAAAAATAAATTTTAAAAACCTTTTTGCTTCTTCGAAGATAAAAGAATTTAATCTTGCAGAAAAAAGAATAGCAACCGCCACAGGCCTTGCTCATGAAGTAAATAAAAAGAGAGGTGAAGAATCTGTTTATTCTTTTAATTCTGAAAAAGATAAACTTCCTGAGTCTTCTAAAAATATGGATGAACAAAAAGAATTTACTGCTGCCGAACTTGGAACTCTTACACACTCTTTAATCGAGGCTCGTCTTTTAAACAAGGAATTTGTGTATCCGAAAGGGTATTCCGAAACTGAAAGAAAAAAGATTTATGCTTGGGCCGATAACTTTTTTAATTCGGATATGTACGCTCTTGCAAAGGATGCCGAATACTTAAAAAGCGAGTATGGCTTTTTGACGGAATATGACGGCCAAATTGTAAGCGGGCAGATAGACTTGCTTTTTAAAAAAGATGGAATAGTTTATGTTGTCGATTATAAAACCGATCAAGTGGAAAATCCGGAAGCTCACTTGACTCAGTTGAAGATTTATAAAAAAGCTGTTTTTGATCTTGCAAAAACCGAAGTGAAGACATTTATCTTCTATTTAAAGACAGGGCATTGTGTTGAACTTGATATAAAAAATTAA
- a CDS encoding PD-(D/E)XK nuclease family protein translates to MDLIEKTIKTYGRDLNNVFVFPSRIAARLWFQKSLSITGLGTIPLENYMSWDGFKEACLISQVSSLSPVSNTVRRIFAGYISRLNSEKAKTAEALFKSLIPENYAETGAVFSEWIAGILPQLDHFEKRYTDKGEGFSNDDEMKDYILLKNEYTEFLKENSLFEPSWVSSEFYSNQKKYIIIFPELMEDFAEHAELLDLQKDIIYVPCPKFNQKENLLDVYKNSRNELKNTVLQIEKLLSEGVRADEIAVSVPDIENYAAYIKREFYLRGIPAEFRSGFNLGLEQAGKLFSLIYDCVQNNFSFEFMKPIVLNKHIPWKDAEGAEALIDYGVKNNCAVSWKENKEDDFYKNIWIESFKINYEKDEAEIEQKKKARDWFYSFYYAVNRICESKTFNDLQKNYFLFRKELIDETRFSQKDNAILGRCISCLQELLYLEDKFERYMPADRFKFFISELDKAIYVPQNTGLAVSVFPYRVAAAAPFAYHFILNCSQEQTNIIYNKLSFLRKDKREALGVFETDASPFFFEAYTASPNTVFSFSPHSFSSYLIVNNLFEMSEDEEIKNIKRMNKKIEELKSYDSFIFDYSADKDIEMPEDAVIYKIQKNAALAFSVFKEKKDFSYLDKTYDMTCKEVNSYIEENLFKDGAFKLSQTDLKTFTECPSSWFLKKVLSVFDENYDAHIFDARNIGNLSHSVLEALYIEIGSTDKYFNSDNLDRYMEKASSIFDDIAEKSMDFRGGLAKPFIQSLKKRVMEAVNFVLENDAKFLNGYYPKWVEEWIEIENNGILYRGKIDRASFPQDERSGVIIDYKTNNMPAYSSYGKKGMNADDIELTDFQIPMYIFLAESKLNQTIEHAWFLSFVQQKINKVVNDNEVIPVARNGAERTRDDFQSSIDSFIKEAERFAELVNAQDFTRPSFVSFETCKDCNFKHICRIVYSVK, encoded by the coding sequence ATGGATTTAATAGAAAAAACAATAAAGACTTATGGACGGGATTTAAACAATGTTTTTGTTTTTCCGTCAAGGATTGCTGCGCGGTTATGGTTTCAAAAATCGTTAAGCATTACGGGATTAGGAACTATTCCTTTAGAAAATTATATGTCATGGGATGGTTTTAAAGAAGCCTGCCTTATTTCTCAAGTTTCTTCTTTAAGCCCTGTGTCAAATACTGTGCGGAGAATTTTTGCCGGATATATAAGCCGTCTTAATTCCGAAAAAGCAAAAACAGCGGAAGCTCTCTTTAAGTCTCTTATTCCGGAAAACTATGCCGAAACAGGTGCGGTTTTTTCGGAGTGGATTGCCGGGATTTTGCCTCAGCTTGATCATTTTGAGAAACGTTATACAGATAAGGGTGAGGGTTTTTCAAACGATGATGAAATGAAGGACTATATTCTTTTAAAAAATGAGTATACCGAATTTTTAAAAGAGAACTCTTTGTTTGAACCTTCTTGGGTTTCTTCAGAATTTTATTCAAATCAAAAAAAATATATTATTATTTTTCCTGAGCTTATGGAAGATTTTGCCGAACATGCAGAACTTTTAGATTTACAGAAAGATATTATCTATGTTCCATGCCCTAAATTTAATCAAAAAGAAAATTTGCTTGATGTTTATAAAAATTCAAGAAACGAATTAAAAAATACTGTTTTACAAATTGAAAAACTTCTCAGCGAGGGTGTGAGGGCTGATGAAATTGCCGTAAGTGTTCCCGATATTGAAAACTATGCAGCTTATATAAAAAGAGAATTTTATCTTAGGGGTATACCGGCAGAATTCCGTTCGGGGTTTAACTTGGGACTTGAGCAGGCGGGTAAACTTTTTTCTCTTATTTATGATTGCGTACAAAATAATTTTTCTTTTGAATTTATGAAGCCCATAGTTTTAAATAAACATATTCCGTGGAAAGATGCGGAAGGTGCAGAAGCCTTAATAGATTACGGTGTAAAAAATAATTGTGCTGTATCTTGGAAAGAAAATAAAGAAGATGATTTTTATAAAAATATTTGGATAGAGTCTTTTAAAATAAACTATGAAAAAGATGAAGCCGAGATTGAACAAAAGAAAAAAGCAAGGGATTGGTTTTATAGTTTTTATTATGCCGTAAACAGAATCTGTGAATCTAAAACTTTTAATGATTTACAAAAAAACTATTTTTTGTTTAGAAAAGAGCTGATAGATGAAACTCGCTTTTCTCAAAAAGATAATGCAATCTTAGGCCGCTGTATTTCTTGTCTGCAAGAACTTTTATACTTGGAAGATAAGTTTGAAAGGTATATGCCGGCCGATAGGTTCAAGTTTTTTATTTCGGAATTGGATAAGGCTATCTATGTTCCGCAAAACACAGGGCTCGCTGTAAGTGTTTTTCCTTATAGAGTTGCGGCTGCTGCTCCCTTTGCTTATCATTTTATTTTAAATTGCAGTCAAGAGCAAACAAATATTATTTACAATAAACTTTCGTTTTTGCGTAAAGATAAAAGAGAAGCTTTAGGTGTTTTTGAAACCGATGCCTCTCCTTTCTTTTTTGAAGCTTATACGGCATCGCCTAATACTGTTTTTAGTTTTAGTCCTCATTCTTTTTCCTCATATTTGATTGTAAATAATCTGTTTGAAATGTCTGAAGATGAAGAAATTAAAAATATTAAACGGATGAATAAAAAAATAGAAGAATTAAAATCTTATGATTCTTTTATCTTTGATTATTCTGCAGATAAAGATATCGAAATGCCGGAAGATGCTGTGATATATAAAATTCAAAAAAATGCTGCATTGGCTTTTTCCGTTTTTAAAGAAAAAAAGGATTTTTCATATTTAGATAAAACTTATGATATGACTTGTAAAGAAGTAAATTCTTACATAGAAGAAAATTTATTTAAAGACGGCGCTTTTAAATTAAGCCAAACCGATTTAAAAACATTTACGGAGTGCCCTTCTTCATGGTTTTTAAAAAAAGTTCTTTCCGTATTTGATGAAAATTATGATGCGCACATTTTTGATGCAAGAAATATCGGAAACCTTTCGCATTCGGTTTTGGAAGCTCTTTATATTGAAATAGGTTCGACGGATAAATATTTTAATTCGGATAATTTGGATAGATATATGGAAAAAGCATCTTCAATATTTGACGATATTGCAGAAAAATCCATGGATTTTAGAGGAGGCTTGGCAAAACCTTTTATTCAATCGTTGAAAAAAAGAGTTATGGAAGCTGTTAATTTTGTTTTAGAAAACGATGCAAAATTTTTGAACGGCTATTATCCAAAATGGGTAGAAGAATGGATAGAAATAGAAAATAATGGTATTTTGTATAGGGGGAAAATCGACAGGGCGTCTTTTCCTCAAGATGAAAGAAGCGGAGTTATTATAGATTATAAAACAAATAATATGCCTGCATATTCTTCATACGGAAAAAAAGGTATGAATGCCGATGATATAGAATTAACCGATTTTCAAATACCTATGTATATTTTTTTGGCAGAATCTAAATTAAACCAAACTATAGAACATGCATGGTTCTTGAGTTTTGTTCAGCAGAAAATAAACAAGGTTGTAAACGATAATGAAGTTATTCCTGTTGCCCGCAACGGAGCTGAAAGAACACGGGATGATTTTCAATCTTCAATCGATTCATTTATTAAAGAAGCAGAAAGATTTGCGGAGCTGGTTAATGCTCAAGATTTTACAAGACCTTCATTTGTTTCGTTTGAAACATGTAAAGATTGCAATTTTAAACATATTTGCAGAATCGTTTATTCGGTTAAATAA
- the trkA gene encoding Trk system potassium transporter TrkA has translation MKVIIVGGGVTGTELARRLIRKKHDVVLIERDEETARHAANRLDCMVVQASGNDTQILLDAGIKKADAMIAVTDSDELNMIICGIAESLAPEVIKIARVRNEDYVNALNFSEERTLGINALVYPDEEAAHAVIQAIEHGAVSDVLSFENSSYELTRFNVCEKSTLDGLAVLDIRKYIDIPFIVVSVEQNGKNKIPSGDTILTAGTRVSILTKPEHIKKFYELSGFQTQEFKKIALVGMGRIGKSIAEYLLKNLKGKSLLSKLLPINLNQKWKISIIETNDKKAKEVAAEFPEASIYKADVMDESFVDEIGLDSFDLVICTTPNYEFNMIACAYLKTLGVYKTISLVQSSVLENVAYKIGVDVAVSFKDVVVDSIMSHLVSENVTGVHTMGDGKLEIIELQVSEKSPTLGKKLKDISQHGIYLILLVTDKTGEKIPGGDTELEAGDKIVFIVKSSRSDEIIKMFGGN, from the coding sequence ATGAAAGTAATTATAGTAGGCGGCGGTGTTACCGGAACCGAATTAGCCCGCAGGCTTATCCGAAAAAAACATGATGTTGTCTTAATAGAAAGAGATGAAGAGACAGCCCGCCATGCCGCAAACAGATTGGATTGCATGGTTGTACAGGCATCAGGAAACGATACGCAAATTCTACTGGATGCAGGTATAAAAAAAGCTGATGCCATGATAGCCGTAACCGACTCAGATGAGCTCAACATGATAATATGCGGCATTGCCGAAAGTCTCGCCCCCGAAGTTATAAAAATTGCCAGAGTACGTAATGAGGATTACGTAAATGCTCTTAACTTTTCAGAAGAAAGAACTCTGGGTATAAATGCTTTAGTCTATCCCGACGAAGAAGCAGCTCACGCCGTCATACAGGCAATCGAACACGGAGCTGTAAGCGATGTTTTATCTTTTGAAAATTCAAGCTATGAACTTACCCGCTTTAATGTTTGCGAAAAAAGCACCTTAGACGGCCTTGCTGTTTTAGATATCAGAAAATATATAGACATCCCCTTTATAGTCGTAAGCGTAGAACAAAACGGGAAAAATAAGATTCCATCAGGCGATACTATTTTAACGGCAGGAACACGGGTTTCAATTTTAACAAAACCGGAGCATATAAAAAAATTTTATGAGCTGTCAGGATTTCAGACTCAAGAATTTAAAAAAATTGCCTTAGTCGGAATGGGACGTATAGGAAAAAGCATTGCAGAATATCTGCTTAAAAACTTAAAGGGCAAATCCCTTCTTTCAAAACTTTTACCCATCAATTTAAACCAAAAATGGAAAATTTCCATCATAGAAACTAACGACAAAAAAGCAAAGGAAGTTGCCGCAGAATTCCCGGAAGCCTCTATCTACAAAGCAGATGTTATGGACGAATCCTTTGTAGATGAAATAGGACTTGACTCATTTGACTTGGTAATATGCACAACGCCAAACTACGAATTTAATATGATAGCTTGTGCCTATCTAAAAACCCTCGGTGTTTATAAAACAATTTCGCTCGTTCAAAGTTCAGTCCTTGAAAATGTTGCATATAAAATAGGAGTAGATGTTGCAGTTTCTTTTAAAGATGTTGTTGTTGATTCCATAATGAGTCATCTTGTAAGTGAAAATGTAACGGGTGTCCATACAATGGGAGACGGCAAACTTGAAATTATAGAATTGCAAGTATCGGAAAAAAGCCCGACTTTAGGAAAAAAATTAAAAGATATTTCACAACACGGAATATATTTAATTCTGCTAGTCACAGATAAAACCGGTGAAAAAATTCCGGGAGGTGATACGGAATTGGAAGCAGGAGATAAAATAGTATTTATAGTAAAATCATCACGAAGCGATGAAATTATAAAAATGTTCGGAGGCAATTAG
- a CDS encoding TrkH family potassium uptake protein has translation MKALQYIRIIFMILAIISISFIIPIGTALYENETYLIPSFLIPTAFVLAIAACFFFFQKNKKVKLSISGGIILVAAAWVSAGILGAMPLFISGVIPNFADAVFESVSGFTTTGATILTNIEACPMTMHVWRTQMHWLGGMGIVALTVALFPLLGVGGFHLIKSETTGPDKGKVTAKITHTAKALWFIYFGMTVIQIILLMLAGLSFIEAMCHTFASLGTGGFSTRNASVGAFNSPAVEIICGIFMILAGVNFSLYFHLFTGHPEEFFHNSELKAYLKIVFVSIVLIAVSIYPIYGLGGGLRQSFFQVASVITTTGFSTADYNAWPEFAKMILLTLMFVGGCSGSTAGSIKVIRWLILKKQAGMEAKRLLSPHGVFGIQLNNRPGRKDIVYSVAGFIFCYFLLTIITALVAAADGADLLSGFTASLALIGNIGPGFGLVGPAGNFAFFSSPVKIFFSFVMLAGRLELYTMIIYFTPAFWKR, from the coding sequence ATGAAAGCACTCCAATATATCCGCATTATCTTTATGATTCTCGCAATAATTTCCATCAGTTTCATAATTCCGATCGGAACAGCCCTTTATGAAAATGAAACTTATTTGATTCCGTCTTTTTTAATTCCGACAGCCTTTGTGCTTGCAATTGCTGCATGTTTTTTCTTTTTTCAAAAAAACAAAAAAGTAAAGCTCTCAATTTCGGGCGGAATAATTTTAGTCGCAGCAGCATGGGTTTCTGCCGGCATCTTGGGTGCAATGCCATTATTCATTTCAGGCGTAATTCCAAATTTTGCAGATGCAGTATTTGAATCTGTGTCGGGCTTTACAACAACGGGAGCTACAATTCTTACCAATATCGAAGCCTGCCCCATGACAATGCATGTCTGGCGTACCCAGATGCACTGGCTGGGAGGAATGGGAATCGTCGCTCTCACTGTTGCCCTCTTTCCGCTATTAGGTGTCGGCGGTTTTCACCTCATCAAAAGCGAAACGACGGGACCCGACAAGGGAAAGGTAACGGCAAAGATAACCCACACAGCAAAAGCCCTTTGGTTTATCTATTTTGGAATGACGGTTATACAAATAATTCTTTTAATGCTTGCAGGACTTTCCTTTATCGAAGCTATGTGCCACACATTTGCCTCCTTGGGAACAGGAGGTTTTTCTACAAGAAATGCGAGCGTAGGAGCCTTTAATTCCCCGGCTGTCGAAATCATCTGCGGAATATTCATGATTTTAGCCGGTGTAAACTTCAGTCTTTATTTTCACCTGTTTACAGGTCATCCGGAAGAGTTTTTCCATAATTCGGAACTGAAAGCCTATCTTAAAATAGTATTTGTATCAATCGTTTTAATAGCCGTTTCTATCTATCCTATTTACGGACTTGGAGGAGGTTTGCGGCAAAGTTTTTTTCAGGTTGCATCCGTAATTACCACCACAGGATTTTCCACTGCGGATTATAATGCATGGCCCGAATTTGCAAAAATGATTTTGCTTACTTTAATGTTTGTCGGAGGATGCTCAGGCTCAACTGCAGGAAGCATCAAAGTAATTCGATGGCTGATATTAAAAAAACAAGCCGGAATGGAAGCAAAGCGGCTTTTAAGCCCTCACGGCGTATTCGGCATTCAGCTTAATAACCGCCCGGGACGAAAAGACATAGTTTACAGCGTTGCAGGCTTTATCTTCTGCTACTTTCTTTTAACCATTATCACGGCCTTAGTTGCAGCGGCAGACGGAGCCGACCTCTTAAGCGGATTTACCGCCTCCCTTGCCCTCATCGGAAACATAGGCCCCGGATTCGGCCTTGTAGGCCCCGCAGGAAACTTTGCGTTTTTTTCATCGCCTGTAAAAATTTTCTTTTCTTTTGTAATGTTAGCCGGCCGATTGGAATTATACACAATGATAATCTACTTTACACCGGCATTTTGGAAAAGATAA
- a CDS encoding transglutaminase domain-containing protein — protein MGNRFTYLFRKFFIFRFFIFLLFFGGLAAFILYLTSLTAKYPAITEILPPIAEAGDEIVIHGENFGTEIDSSWVEIGDAIIQAENCNLWTDKKIVFKYPEYQNGGIVYVSVQNKKSPPSFMASVSSIPLIKDKTRSGGIPSIISLDKDFVEVGGIIKISGKNFGETRGNSQVLFVSDFNAAMVQQIERKEDIEAARCSDYDFDFLLWSNEELHVRVPDGADSGVLLVLTSSGASNSVPFRVKNKIGTKTYSNKKNFAIAAEVDISNVVAAEKNSLFVKVPLPVQAYSQRDVKILSIMPAPFVADYQGASIHQYENVNSSTKIHIRQEYGVNTYEVNTRVNPVNVRVNSRQNKEIYNNYSIATELIPSNDPVIQKTAAEIVQNERNPYNKARRIYNYLLRNVEIIPASILNSGVSPVKALTEKKADTYDIAILFAAISRAAGVPAQPIAGIVVDVSQASYLHWWAEFYLEGFGWIPVDLGLAKSVPFDMGVSQSESWYFGNLDAFRVAFSRGENVQPPMASNSTMVSKERSYAFYNGWEEYSGLTKYNSVWRTPNIIAIY, from the coding sequence ATGGGAAATAGATTTACTTATTTATTTAGAAAATTTTTTATTTTTAGATTTTTTATATTCCTCCTTTTTTTCGGCGGACTTGCGGCTTTTATTTTGTATCTGACATCCTTAACGGCAAAATATCCTGCAATAACGGAAATTTTACCACCCATAGCTGAGGCAGGAGATGAAATCGTAATACATGGAGAAAATTTCGGAACAGAGATAGATTCTTCTTGGGTTGAAATAGGTGATGCAATCATCCAGGCGGAAAACTGCAATTTATGGACGGATAAAAAAATTGTTTTTAAGTATCCCGAATATCAAAACGGCGGTATTGTATATGTGTCCGTACAAAACAAAAAATCTCCCCCGTCTTTTATGGCATCGGTTTCATCAATTCCGTTGATAAAGGATAAAACCCGTTCCGGCGGCATTCCGTCCATAATTTCTTTAGATAAAGATTTTGTTGAAGTAGGCGGTATTATAAAAATATCGGGTAAAAATTTTGGTGAGACCAGAGGCAATTCTCAAGTTCTATTTGTTTCGGATTTTAATGCCGCAATGGTTCAGCAAATTGAGCGGAAGGAAGATATAGAAGCTGCCCGCTGCTCCGACTATGATTTTGATTTTTTACTTTGGTCAAATGAAGAACTTCACGTGAGGGTTCCCGACGGAGCTGATTCGGGAGTGCTTTTAGTTTTGACTTCATCGGGTGCCAGCAATTCGGTTCCTTTTAGAGTAAAAAACAAAATAGGAACAAAAACTTATTCCAATAAGAAAAATTTTGCGATTGCGGCTGAGGTCGATATTTCGAATGTGGTTGCAGCCGAAAAAAATTCTCTTTTTGTTAAGGTGCCTCTGCCTGTGCAAGCTTATTCGCAGCGGGATGTTAAGATATTGTCTATCATGCCTGCTCCTTTTGTTGCCGATTATCAGGGAGCATCTATTCACCAATATGAAAATGTAAACTCTTCTACAAAAATTCATATAAGGCAGGAATACGGCGTAAATACCTATGAGGTAAATACGAGGGTCAATCCTGTAAATGTAAGAGTTAATTCACGCCAAAATAAAGAGATATATAATAATTATTCTATAGCAACGGAACTGATTCCTTCCAATGATCCGGTCATTCAAAAAACGGCCGCAGAAATTGTTCAAAATGAAAGAAACCCGTATAATAAGGCAAGAAGGATTTATAATTATTTATTAAGAAATGTCGAGATAATTCCTGCTTCAATATTGAATTCGGGAGTTTCTCCTGTAAAGGCTTTAACCGAAAAAAAGGCCGATACTTATGATATAGCTATTTTGTTTGCGGCTATTTCACGGGCTGCAGGCGTTCCGGCTCAGCCTATTGCCGGTATTGTAGTTGATGTTTCGCAGGCAAGTTATTTGCACTGGTGGGCGGAATTTTATTTGGAAGGCTTCGGCTGGATTCCTGTAGACTTAGGTCTGGCAAAATCTGTTCCTTTCGATATGGGTGTGTCTCAAAGTGAAAGTTGGTACTTCGGTAATTTGGATGCTTTTAGAGTTGCTTTTTCCCGCGGTGAGAACGTTCAGCCTCCGATGGCTTCTAACAGTACGATGGTTTCAAAAGAAAGAAGTTATGCCTTTTATAACGGCTGGGAAGAATATTCGGGCCTTACAAAATATAACTCCGTTTGGCGGACTCCGAATATAATCGCTATTTATTAA